A region of Streptomyces deccanensis DNA encodes the following proteins:
- a CDS encoding helix-turn-helix domain-containing protein: MPTPPRGSRGAELASRSFEPEALTTARQLRGLRKNELAKQVGLTPAAVSQYELGQSRPSSTVVAQLAMALGVPATFFATGHPHPTVPSAAHFRSLRATTQLQRDQAVAFGKIVWRLVTTVEHYVELPPAALPRLALPAEPSRADIAAVAREAREAMGVPSGPIPHVTRLLEAHGAVVLELPAMSKRVDAFSHWYGTRPLVFRNPAKNDKARSRFDAAHEAGHLVMHLDAEPGSRIVENQAHDFAAEFLMPSAEILAELPKRLDWEALYALKRRWGASLKALVYRAHALGAFRETTYKRAMMMLSQHGDPEPCDLGPREAPLLLEKAVRLCEETGVSFDDLVARSGLPFELANEVYATASMTRPRLSLDASQEGTKPAAHEVLTLFPS; encoded by the coding sequence ATGCCGACACCGCCGCGAGGATCGAGAGGCGCTGAGCTCGCCTCCCGTTCCTTCGAACCCGAAGCTCTGACCACGGCTCGTCAGCTTCGAGGGCTCCGCAAGAACGAGCTTGCCAAACAGGTCGGGCTCACGCCGGCAGCGGTCAGTCAGTACGAGCTGGGCCAGAGTCGGCCTTCAAGCACGGTTGTTGCGCAGTTGGCCATGGCGCTGGGAGTGCCCGCCACTTTCTTCGCTACAGGTCATCCGCATCCGACGGTGCCCAGTGCCGCCCATTTCCGAAGCCTCCGGGCGACGACGCAACTTCAGCGGGATCAGGCGGTCGCGTTCGGCAAGATCGTCTGGCGGCTGGTGACAACCGTCGAGCACTACGTGGAACTCCCCCCTGCGGCCCTGCCGCGCCTTGCTCTGCCGGCTGAGCCGAGCAGGGCGGACATCGCGGCCGTAGCGCGCGAGGCCCGTGAGGCCATGGGGGTGCCCAGCGGCCCGATCCCGCATGTGACACGACTACTCGAAGCCCATGGCGCCGTGGTCCTGGAGCTTCCTGCGATGTCCAAACGGGTGGATGCCTTCTCGCATTGGTATGGGACCAGGCCGCTGGTCTTCCGGAACCCCGCCAAGAACGACAAGGCTCGATCTCGCTTCGACGCCGCGCACGAGGCCGGGCACCTGGTCATGCACCTTGACGCTGAGCCCGGCAGCAGGATCGTCGAGAACCAGGCGCACGACTTCGCGGCTGAATTTCTGATGCCAAGCGCTGAGATCCTTGCGGAGCTGCCGAAGAGGCTGGACTGGGAGGCGCTTTACGCGCTGAAGCGACGCTGGGGCGCATCGCTCAAGGCCCTCGTCTACCGTGCCCACGCCCTCGGTGCCTTCCGGGAGACGACGTACAAGCGCGCCATGATGATGCTCTCTCAGCATGGCGACCCCGAGCCTTGCGATCTCGGCCCTCGTGAAGCACCCCTCCTGCTCGAAAAGGCGGTCCGCCTTTGTGAGGAGACGGGTGTGTCGTTCGACGACCTTGTCGCCCGTTCGGGCCTGCCCTTCGAGCTTGCGAACGAGGTCTACGCCACGGCGTCGATGACGAGGCCGCGCCTTTCCCTGGACGCATCCCAGGAAGGCACAAAGCCAGCCGCTCATGAGGTGCTCACGCTTTTCCCGAGTTGA
- a CDS encoding flotillin family protein has protein sequence MVTMIVGIGALVAVCLLAVLVVARLFRKVEQGKALIVSKMRKVDVTFTGQVVLPVLHKAEVMDISVKTIEITRAGREGLICQDNIRADIRISFFVKVNKTVEDVIKVAQAVGTARASDRDTLQELFHAKFSEALKTVGKQLDFTDLYTKREELRYRIIEVIGVDLNGYHLEDAAIDYLEQTPLTQLDPANVLDAQGIRKITELTAVEHVRTNEAQRHEEKEITRQNVDAREAILELERRQADAEIKQRREIETVRAREEAETARVMEEERLRSQGAFLRTEEQLGVQRENQAREVAVAAKNRERVIAIETERIEKDRLLEVIARERETELTRIAASKEVEAEKREIAEVIRERVAVDRTVAEQEESIKKLRAVEEAERQRQTVIIAAEAQAQEKLVKDIKAAEAAEQAATHRAAEELTLAEARLKTADLDARAKLRLAEGVQAESAAEGLAAVQVRDKEAEVIEKAGRAEAEATQARLRAEADGARAKALAEAEGISGKLKAEAAGLTDKAAAMAALDDASRGHEEYRLRLEAEKDIRLAGLDVQRQVAEAQATVLATGLENADINIVGGESVFLDRLVSSIALGKGVDGFVQHSETAQALAKPWLDGTSSFTDDLGRVLGSVSTADVRELTVSALLMKLMKTGGADSAALRQLLDKAGELGLADASLTALNGSVAKV, from the coding sequence ATGGTCACCATGATCGTGGGCATCGGCGCGCTCGTCGCCGTCTGCCTGCTCGCCGTACTCGTCGTCGCCCGCCTGTTCCGCAAGGTGGAGCAGGGCAAGGCGCTGATCGTCTCCAAGATGCGCAAGGTCGACGTGACCTTCACCGGGCAGGTCGTGCTGCCGGTGCTGCACAAGGCCGAGGTGATGGACATCTCGGTGAAGACCATCGAGATCACGCGGGCCGGCCGTGAGGGACTGATCTGCCAGGACAACATCCGCGCGGACATCCGGATCTCGTTCTTCGTCAAGGTCAACAAGACCGTCGAGGACGTCATCAAGGTGGCCCAGGCCGTCGGCACGGCACGGGCGAGTGACCGGGACACGTTGCAGGAGCTGTTCCACGCGAAGTTCTCCGAGGCGCTGAAGACCGTCGGCAAGCAGTTGGACTTCACCGACCTCTACACCAAGCGTGAGGAGCTGCGGTACCGGATCATCGAGGTCATCGGCGTCGATCTCAACGGCTACCACCTGGAGGACGCGGCGATCGACTACCTGGAGCAGACGCCGCTGACGCAGCTCGACCCGGCCAACGTCCTTGACGCGCAGGGCATCCGGAAGATCACCGAGCTGACGGCCGTGGAGCATGTGCGCACCAACGAGGCGCAGCGCCATGAGGAGAAGGAGATCACCCGGCAGAACGTCGACGCCCGCGAGGCGATCCTGGAGTTGGAGCGCCGCCAGGCGGATGCCGAGATCAAGCAGCGCCGGGAGATCGAGACGGTACGGGCCCGTGAGGAGGCCGAGACGGCGCGGGTGATGGAGGAGGAGCGGCTCCGGTCGCAGGGTGCGTTCCTGCGGACCGAGGAGCAGTTGGGTGTGCAGCGGGAGAACCAGGCCCGTGAGGTCGCGGTCGCCGCGAAGAACCGTGAGCGGGTCATCGCCATCGAGACCGAGCGGATCGAGAAGGACCGTCTCCTCGAAGTCATCGCGAGGGAGCGGGAGACCGAGTTGACGCGGATCGCCGCGTCGAAGGAGGTCGAGGCGGAGAAGCGGGAGATCGCCGAGGTCATCCGCGAGCGTGTCGCCGTGGACCGTACGGTCGCCGAGCAGGAGGAGTCCATCAAGAAGCTGCGGGCCGTGGAGGAGGCGGAGCGGCAGCGGCAGACCGTGATCATCGCTGCCGAGGCTCAGGCGCAGGAGAAGCTGGTCAAGGACATCAAGGCGGCGGAGGCCGCCGAGCAGGCCGCCACGCACCGGGCCGCCGAGGAACTGACCCTGGCCGAGGCGCGGTTGAAGACGGCCGACCTCGACGCGCGGGCCAAACTGCGGCTCGCCGAGGGCGTCCAGGCCGAATCCGCCGCCGAGGGCCTCGCGGCCGTCCAGGTCCGCGACAAGGAGGCCGAGGTCATCGAGAAGGCGGGCCGTGCGGAGGCCGAGGCGACGCAGGCCCGGCTGCGCGCCGAAGCCGACGGTGCGCGGGCCAAGGCGCTGGCCGAGGCCGAGGGCATCAGTGGGAAGCTGAAGGCCGAGGCCGCCGGTCTCACCGACAAGGCCGCCGCCATGGCCGCCCTGGACGACGCCTCCCGCGGCCACGAGGAGTACCGGCTGCGGCTGGAGGCGGAGAAGGACATCCGGCTGGCCGGGCTGGACGTGCAGCGGCAGGTCGCCGAGGCGCAGGCCACGGTGCTGGCCACCGGGCTGGAGAACGCCGACATCAACATCGTCGGCGGGGAGTCGGTGTTCCTCGACCGGCTGGTGTCCTCGATCGCGCTCGGCAAGGGCGTCGACGGCTTCGTCCAGCACTCCGAGACCGCCCAGGCGCTGGCGAAGCCCTGGCTGGACGGCACCTCCAGCTTCACCGACGACCTCGGCCGCGTCCTCGGCTCCGTATCGACGGCTGATGTGCGGGAACTGACCGTCTCCGCGCTGCTGATGAAGCTCATGAAGACGGGCGGGGCCGACTCGGCCGCGCTGAGGCAGCTGCTCGACAAGGCCGGTGAGCTGGGTCTCGCGGACGCCTCGCTCACCGCTCTGAACGGCAGCGTCGCCAAGGTCTGA
- a CDS encoding DNA repair ATPase, whose translation MTTGPDTGTQDAPATAFDAGTYEVLRDRLAAQAAELARRAEALNVRRTEEFGSTRLELSGTERLRTEHTCVPRDIVSVGDVLLFGHNVFLGLKRETTVGDVFTLYDRGLNRLPDDAVPGLLDDPAFAREFAALHRYYRQAHLLQLRRVDGKVLAVFQTGEKAGDIRVLRWAVTDDGRATFLDARGERDHVFPPSHDFEWTETTREDHVLGRHPHVSIEGEVFVETVGGTLTIKVEDDTETGEGIHSEPVAEPLQSLADADIAYARVGALILLDVLPYKEDVHRYLVFNTLTRTVVRLDGIGQACRRLPEDQGIVFPGGYCLATGAYKTFDGVDTGGLEFERAVRSPNGEDVLFAFHARAEGRSLLLPYNMIRKEVAAPLSCHGWALFDDGTLMVLRADPAGVDAEPQRVHPLQLWNSPYVSDDHAAARPVGTGPLARVGNADLVRGISDCLSIAGAVAETTPTSAVYESLAAACVRAADSYHWLREPELGDLHEPLTQVRATAEQVLAEFETVQALTRQAADALDEAAARIATVVRRLRGEVPRGAAAWVAGLTELRQAQGHLLTLKDMRYADAVRVDELAAAAQADLVAFGQRAVAHLAHEDAFSEHRADIERLATDTEAIATVAAAAPLAARIEDLTGQLRTVTEVVTGLDIGDATVRTSVLERIAEVLGGVNRARATLDGRRRELQEHEGRAEFAAESALLGQAVNGAFAAADSPEACDEQLARLLVQVENLESRFAEFDDFLGELADRSDEIHETFAARKQTLADTRARRAKRLTDSAHRVLKTITRRAATLADADAVATYFTSDPMPAKVRRVAAELRDLGDQVRAEELDGRLKSARQEALRALRDRTDLYADDGRTLRLGTHRFAVNTQPLDLTLVPHGEGLAFALTGTDYRSPVTDPDFAATRPFWDRPLPSESPEVYRAEHLAARLLDEHGPAALAEADDLPALVRQAAQNAYDEGYERGVHDHDATLILTALLRLHESAGLLRHEPAARAAAHLFWAHDTTAEDRDNWTRRAVSLARARDTFGLAPAIDDLVAELSQVIGTPAAATYLFEELTTGPAGFVISTGSRTLLDKFRRTVGTSAYDDDLAALADPAARRQLVEAWLTSYTTATGTDTAPGDLAEAAAAELCPDLPRYESDAPLTKTVEGLLGTHPRITGRTLTIRVDELLARTKEFRAHEVPAHRAYQRLRTTLVAAERTRLRLDEYRPRIMSAFVRNRLIDEVYLPLIGDSLAKQLGTTGESKRTDTGGLLLLISPPGYGKTTLMEYVADRLGMILVKVNGPALGNAVTSLDPAEAPNATARQEVEKINFALQAGNNTLLYLDDIQHTSPELLQKFIPLCDATRRIEGVKDGEPHTYDLRGKRFAVCMAGNPYTESGSRFRIPDMLTNRADVWNLGDVLTGKEDTFALSFIENALTANPVLAPLAGRDRADLDLLIRLAQGNATAHADRLTHTYEPAELARILAVLRHLLTARATVLAVNAAYIASAAQTDSTRVEPPFQLQGSYRNMNKIAQRVQPVMNGTELAALIDDHYTAEAQTLTTGAEANLLRLAELRGTLTPEQAARWTELKTAYVRAQALGGSEDDQLTRAVAALGLLADRIAAVESAINRAADPRHLIANPTARHSARPAPGPEKE comes from the coding sequence ATGACCACCGGCCCGGACACCGGTACGCAGGACGCGCCGGCCACCGCGTTCGACGCGGGTACGTACGAGGTGCTGCGCGACCGGCTGGCCGCGCAGGCCGCCGAACTCGCCCGGCGCGCCGAGGCGCTCAACGTCCGCCGCACCGAGGAGTTCGGCTCCACCCGGCTGGAGCTGAGCGGCACCGAGCGGCTGCGCACCGAGCACACCTGCGTGCCTCGCGACATCGTCTCCGTCGGTGACGTGCTGCTGTTCGGCCACAACGTCTTCCTCGGTCTGAAGCGGGAGACGACCGTCGGCGACGTCTTCACCCTGTATGACAGGGGCCTGAACCGGCTGCCCGACGACGCCGTGCCCGGTCTGCTCGACGACCCTGCCTTCGCACGGGAGTTCGCGGCTCTCCACCGCTACTACCGCCAGGCGCACCTGCTCCAGCTCCGCCGCGTCGACGGCAAGGTGCTCGCCGTCTTCCAGACCGGTGAGAAGGCCGGCGACATCCGCGTCCTGCGCTGGGCGGTGACCGACGACGGCCGGGCGACCTTCCTGGATGCACGCGGCGAACGCGACCACGTCTTCCCGCCCTCCCACGACTTCGAGTGGACGGAAACGACCCGCGAGGACCACGTCCTGGGCCGCCACCCGCACGTCTCCATCGAGGGCGAGGTCTTCGTCGAGACGGTCGGCGGAACGCTGACGATCAAGGTCGAGGACGACACCGAGACGGGCGAGGGCATTCACAGCGAGCCCGTCGCCGAGCCGCTGCAGTCGCTCGCCGACGCCGACATCGCGTACGCGCGCGTGGGCGCCCTCATCCTGCTGGACGTGCTCCCTTACAAGGAGGACGTCCACCGCTACCTGGTCTTCAACACGCTCACCAGGACCGTCGTCCGCCTCGACGGCATCGGGCAGGCGTGCCGCCGTCTGCCCGAGGACCAGGGGATCGTCTTCCCCGGCGGGTACTGCCTGGCGACGGGGGCGTACAAGACGTTCGACGGCGTCGACACCGGGGGGCTGGAATTCGAGCGGGCGGTCCGCTCGCCCAACGGCGAGGACGTCCTCTTCGCGTTCCACGCGCGCGCGGAGGGCCGCAGCCTGCTGCTGCCGTACAACATGATCCGCAAGGAGGTCGCGGCCCCGCTGTCCTGTCACGGCTGGGCCCTGTTCGACGACGGCACGCTCATGGTGCTGCGCGCGGACCCCGCGGGAGTCGACGCCGAGCCGCAACGCGTTCACCCGCTTCAGCTCTGGAACTCCCCGTACGTCTCCGACGACCACGCCGCCGCCCGGCCCGTCGGCACCGGCCCGCTGGCCCGCGTGGGCAACGCCGATCTCGTCCGCGGCATCTCCGACTGCCTGTCCATCGCGGGCGCCGTCGCCGAGACGACTCCGACGAGTGCGGTGTACGAGTCCCTGGCCGCTGCCTGCGTCCGTGCCGCCGACTCCTACCACTGGCTGCGCGAGCCCGAACTCGGCGATCTGCACGAGCCGCTCACCCAGGTGCGGGCCACCGCCGAGCAGGTACTGGCCGAGTTCGAGACCGTCCAGGCACTCACGCGACAGGCTGCCGACGCGCTCGACGAGGCGGCGGCCCGTATAGCCACGGTGGTGCGCCGTCTGCGGGGCGAGGTCCCACGTGGAGCCGCCGCATGGGTGGCGGGCCTGACCGAACTCCGGCAGGCGCAAGGTCACCTGCTCACTCTCAAGGACATGCGGTACGCCGATGCCGTGCGCGTCGACGAACTCGCCGCCGCCGCTCAGGCCGACCTCGTCGCCTTCGGGCAGCGGGCCGTCGCCCACCTCGCCCACGAGGACGCCTTCTCCGAGCACCGGGCCGATATCGAGCGACTCGCCACCGATACGGAGGCGATCGCCACCGTTGCCGCGGCCGCGCCCCTCGCCGCCCGCATCGAGGACCTCACCGGCCAACTGCGCACGGTGACCGAGGTCGTCACCGGGCTCGACATCGGCGACGCCACCGTCCGTACGTCCGTCCTGGAGCGGATCGCCGAGGTACTGGGCGGCGTCAACCGCGCCCGCGCCACCCTCGACGGCCGCCGCCGCGAACTCCAGGAGCACGAGGGACGGGCCGAGTTCGCGGCCGAGTCCGCGTTGCTCGGGCAGGCGGTCAACGGTGCCTTCGCGGCCGCCGACAGCCCCGAGGCGTGCGACGAGCAGCTGGCCCGCCTGCTCGTGCAGGTGGAGAACCTGGAGTCCCGGTTCGCCGAGTTCGACGACTTCCTCGGCGAACTGGCGGACAGAAGTGACGAGATCCACGAGACGTTCGCCGCGCGCAAGCAGACCCTCGCCGACACCCGCGCCCGCCGCGCCAAACGCCTCACCGACTCGGCGCACCGCGTCCTGAAGACGATCACCCGCCGCGCCGCCACGCTCGCCGACGCGGACGCCGTCGCCACGTACTTCACCTCCGACCCCATGCCCGCCAAGGTCCGCCGCGTCGCCGCCGAACTGCGCGACCTCGGCGACCAGGTCAGGGCGGAGGAGCTGGACGGCCGCCTGAAGTCCGCCCGCCAGGAGGCCCTGCGGGCCCTGCGCGACCGCACCGACCTCTACGCCGACGACGGCCGTACCCTTCGCCTGGGCACCCACCGCTTCGCCGTCAACACCCAGCCCCTCGACCTCACCCTCGTCCCCCACGGCGAGGGCCTGGCCTTCGCGCTGACCGGCACCGACTACCGCTCCCCGGTCACGGACCCCGACTTCGCGGCCACCCGTCCGTTCTGGGACCGCCCTCTGCCCTCGGAGTCGCCCGAGGTCTACCGGGCCGAACACCTGGCCGCCCGCCTCCTTGACGAACACGGCCCGGCCGCCCTCGCCGAGGCCGACGACCTGCCCGCACTGGTCCGGCAGGCGGCGCAGAACGCCTACGACGAGGGCTACGAACGCGGTGTCCACGACCACGACGCGACCCTGATCCTCACCGCGCTCCTGCGCCTGCACGAGAGCGCCGGGCTCCTGCGTCACGAGCCCGCCGCCCGCGCCGCCGCACACCTCTTCTGGGCGCACGACACGACGGCCGAGGACCGCGACAACTGGACCCGGCGCGCAGTGTCCCTGGCCCGCGCCCGTGACACCTTCGGTCTCGCGCCCGCCATCGACGACCTCGTGGCCGAACTCTCGCAGGTGATCGGCACACCAGCGGCGGCCACCTACCTCTTCGAGGAGCTGACGACCGGCCCCGCCGGCTTCGTCATCAGCACCGGCAGCCGCACCCTGCTCGACAAGTTCCGCCGCACCGTGGGCACGTCGGCCTACGACGACGACCTCGCCGCCCTCGCCGATCCGGCCGCCCGCCGGCAACTCGTCGAGGCATGGCTGACGTCATACACCACCGCCACCGGAACGGACACCGCCCCCGGCGATCTGGCCGAGGCGGCGGCCGCGGAGCTCTGCCCGGACCTGCCGCGCTACGAGTCAGACGCACCCCTGACAAAGACCGTCGAGGGCCTGCTCGGCACCCACCCGCGTATCACCGGACGCACGCTCACCATCCGCGTCGACGAACTCCTGGCCCGCACCAAGGAGTTCCGCGCCCACGAAGTGCCCGCTCACCGCGCGTACCAGCGCCTGCGTACGACGCTGGTGGCCGCCGAGCGCACCCGCCTCCGCCTCGACGAGTACCGCCCGCGGATCATGTCCGCGTTCGTCCGCAACCGGCTCATCGACGAGGTCTACCTCCCGCTCATCGGGGACAGCCTCGCCAAGCAACTCGGCACCACCGGCGAGTCCAAGCGCACCGACACAGGCGGCCTGCTGCTGCTCATCTCCCCGCCCGGCTACGGCAAGACGACCCTCATGGAGTACGTCGCCGACCGGCTCGGGATGATCCTCGTCAAGGTCAACGGCCCCGCCCTCGGCAACGCCGTGACCTCCCTCGACCCGGCCGAAGCCCCGAACGCCACCGCCCGCCAGGAAGTCGAGAAGATCAACTTCGCGCTGCAGGCGGGCAACAACACCCTCCTGTACCTGGACGACATCCAGCACACCTCGCCCGAACTGCTGCAGAAGTTCATCCCGCTCTGCGACGCCACCCGCCGCATCGAGGGCGTAAAGGACGGCGAACCGCACACCTACGACCTGCGAGGCAAGCGCTTCGCGGTCTGCATGGCAGGCAACCCCTACACCGAGTCCGGCAGCCGCTTCCGCATCCCCGACATGCTCACCAACCGCGCCGACGTCTGGAACCTCGGCGACGTCCTGACCGGCAAGGAGGACACCTTCGCGCTCAGCTTCATCGAGAACGCCCTCACCGCCAACCCGGTCCTCGCCCCGCTCGCCGGACGCGACCGCGCCGACCTCGACCTGCTCATCCGCCTTGCCCAGGGCAACGCAACGGCCCACGCCGACCGGCTCACCCACACCTACGAGCCCGCCGAACTGGCGCGCATCCTGGCCGTCCTGCGCCACCTGCTCACGGCCCGCGCGACCGTCCTCGCGGTGAACGCCGCATACATCGCCTCCGCCGCGCAGACCGACTCCACCCGCGTCGAGCCGCCCTTCCAGCTCCAGGGCTCCTACCGCAACATGAACAAGATCGCCCAGCGCGTCCAGCCCGTCATGAACGGCACCGAGTTGGCGGCGCTGATCGACGACCACTACACCGCCGAGGCCCAGACCCTCACTACCGGCGCCGAGGCCAACCTGCTGCGACTCGCTGAGCTGCGCGGCACACTCACGCCCGAACAGGCCGCCCGCTGGACCGAGTTGAAGACCGCGTACGTCCGTGCGCAGGCGCTCGGCGGCTCTGAAGACGACCAGCTCACCCGCGCGGTCGCCGCCCTGGGCCTCCTCGCCGACCGGATCGCCGCCGTCGAGTCGGCGATCAACCGAGCCGCCGACCCACGCCACCTCATCGCCAACCCCACTGCCCGCCACTCGGCCCGCCCGGCCCCGGGGCCGGAGAAGGAGTGA
- a CDS encoding phosphotransferase, producing MTLDATVAGPEVWGWHGRTLSSRVQHPDRGACWLRLLTTREDNASGKIWDGNRQAATLFDGQVRKPLLYDTADAIGDGHAYRAELHEYVTEPAVSLSPVLHRDPDPPDSWWDSLRTDLDHVSRVLTDRVAVRQEWVDRTVPRFLGIPGPRITDWTTAHGDLHTANLTSTTPYLLDWEGFGRAPVGYDAAMLLAYSLLVPAFAQRVRHAFPVLKTEPGRIAQIIVITELLQSASRGDQPELVPALRSLATDLA from the coding sequence ATGACACTCGACGCCACGGTGGCCGGGCCTGAAGTCTGGGGCTGGCACGGACGCACCCTGAGCAGCCGTGTCCAGCACCCGGACCGCGGAGCCTGCTGGCTCAGGCTGCTCACCACACGTGAGGACAACGCGAGCGGGAAAATCTGGGACGGCAACAGGCAGGCAGCCACGCTCTTCGACGGACAGGTCCGCAAACCACTGCTGTACGACACCGCGGACGCCATCGGCGACGGCCACGCCTACCGCGCTGAACTGCACGAGTACGTCACCGAACCCGCCGTTTCCCTCAGCCCCGTCTTGCACAGGGACCCGGATCCGCCGGACTCGTGGTGGGACTCACTGCGCACCGACCTGGACCACGTCAGCCGTGTCCTCACGGACCGCGTAGCCGTACGCCAGGAATGGGTGGACCGCACCGTCCCTCGCTTCCTCGGCATCCCCGGCCCCCGCATCACGGACTGGACGACAGCCCACGGGGACCTCCACACCGCCAACCTCACCAGCACCACCCCCTACCTGCTCGACTGGGAAGGCTTCGGCCGGGCACCCGTCGGCTACGACGCCGCCATGCTCCTGGCCTACTCGCTGCTCGTACCCGCATTCGCCCAGCGCGTCCGGCATGCCTTCCCTGTACTCAAGACAGAACCCGGACGCATCGCACAGATCATCGTCATCACCGAACTGCTGCAGTCAGCCTCACGCGGAGACCAGCCCGAACTCGTCCCGGCGCTCCGGTCCCTGGCCACAGATCTGGCCTGA
- a CDS encoding STAS domain-containing protein: protein MTDPSVEMTTSGRCLVARVSGDMDYVTDSAFRAQFRELLGRGDRFIVLDLSDVSFCDSAGLSVLLGAWRQAAASGAVLVLASVPGPLQRVLQMTGADQVLRIHDTVVDAEAGFGV, encoded by the coding sequence GTGACTGACCCTTCGGTCGAGATGACCACCTCGGGTCGCTGCCTGGTAGCGAGGGTCAGCGGCGACATGGACTATGTGACCGACTCGGCGTTCCGCGCACAGTTCAGGGAGCTGTTGGGGCGGGGCGATCGCTTCATCGTCCTGGACCTGTCCGACGTCTCGTTCTGCGACTCGGCCGGACTGAGCGTGCTGCTCGGAGCGTGGCGGCAGGCGGCGGCGAGCGGCGCCGTGCTGGTACTGGCGAGTGTCCCCGGTCCCCTCCAGCGGGTCCTTCAGATGACGGGGGCTGATCAAGTCCTTCGGATACATGACACCGTCGTCGACGCGGAAGCCGGCTTCGGCGTCTGA
- a CDS encoding aldo/keto reductase codes for MTSASLGLGTYRIHPLALSDAVIRAAADPTSAWIDTAPNYLNGQAQSLLAPALAQHRIPVSTKIGFLTNRAARDAVLDGTLTTGAAERGHCLSSPYVHWQCSRNRTELGRDHLDLVFAHNPEQTDGDPYEALRDAFTALEAEAASGALSAYGVATWDGFDTGTLNVPALHRLATEVAGTEHHHLRAIQLPVSLVTATAFTQALDEGGPIAQAAELGWQVYASAPLFGGQLPHLATPELTALLNPGLTIPQACLLATASCPGVTRILLSTSTPAHWAEAQRAVRCPAIPVPTLRRVLDVLAADQCRRPTAHARGVHTSRHDTRRHGGRA; via the coding sequence ATGACGAGCGCATCTCTCGGGCTGGGCACCTACCGCATCCACCCGTTGGCACTGTCCGACGCCGTCATCCGCGCAGCCGCAGACCCGACCAGCGCCTGGATCGACACAGCCCCCAACTACCTCAACGGGCAAGCCCAGTCACTACTCGCCCCGGCTCTCGCGCAGCACCGGATCCCGGTTTCTACCAAGATCGGATTCCTCACCAACCGAGCCGCCAGGGACGCCGTCCTCGACGGAACCCTCACCACCGGTGCCGCCGAACGCGGACACTGCCTGAGCAGCCCGTACGTCCACTGGCAGTGCTCCCGCAACCGCACCGAACTCGGCCGCGACCACCTCGACCTCGTCTTCGCCCACAACCCCGAGCAGACCGACGGGGACCCATACGAAGCCCTGCGCGACGCCTTCACCGCCCTCGAAGCAGAAGCGGCAAGCGGCGCCCTGAGCGCGTACGGCGTCGCCACTTGGGACGGTTTCGACACCGGCACCCTGAACGTCCCCGCCCTGCACCGACTGGCCACCGAAGTCGCCGGCACGGAACACCACCACCTACGGGCTATCCAACTGCCCGTATCCCTCGTCACCGCCACCGCGTTCACCCAGGCCCTGGACGAAGGAGGCCCGATCGCCCAGGCCGCCGAACTCGGATGGCAGGTCTACGCCTCAGCACCCTTGTTCGGCGGCCAACTCCCCCACCTGGCCACCCCCGAACTCACCGCACTCCTCAACCCCGGCCTCACCATCCCCCAGGCATGCCTCCTCGCCACGGCCTCCTGCCCAGGAGTGACGCGGATTCTGCTCTCCACCTCCACCCCGGCACACTGGGCCGAGGCTCAACGGGCCGTACGCTGCCCCGCCATCCCCGTCCCCACGCTGCGAAGGGTGCTGGATGTACTCGCCGCCGACCAATGCCGCCGACCAACAGCGCATGCGCGAGGCGTTCACACGAGCCGTCATGACACTCGACGCCACGGTGGCCGGGCCTGA